From Pirellulales bacterium:
TGGCAAAGACCCGCTTGCTATCCACAGCGGCCACGTTTTGAATGTCGTCCAGGATCGCGCTTGTGAAGGCCACGTCGTCGACCTGGTGTCGCCTGGCGAAACCGCAGCAGCTACCAGCATTCCACGTGAGCAAGCGTGGGAACTCGCCTGTACCGTTGGGATAGACGGCTATGAAGCAGGCCTGGTCGGCTTTATCGTTGAGGCTGCAGAATCGCGTCATGAACGCTGCATCGGTGGCGCCGCCATGAAAGGCTAGGACCAGCGGCACTGGCTTCGCGCCATCGTACGACAGCGGCACATGGATCAGATAAGTTCGCGTCCGGCCGTCGATTTCCAGCGCGCGGGTGTGATCGCCTGGCATTAGATCGTCGGTTTCGGATGGCATGGCGTATGTCAGAGGCGGCCAAAGTACAGCTCGGTGTCGTACTCGAACCGCACGTGCCCGTCGACTTGCTGCTCGGCAAAGAGCTGCGCGAGCGCGGCCAGCATCGGGCGGTATCGCGCGTCGTCTGCGCTGGGAACATACGAGCTGGAAAGCAACCGCCCTTCGAGCCCGGCGTAGTCGAACACCTGCACATTTTCCATCCGCCGGTACTCAGGCGTGGCACCAAAAAAGCTCCGCAGCACGTCATCGCCAATGTTTGTATGGTTGACCTCGCGATAATCAGTGCCAAATTTGGCAAGTAGTGCCTCGTACCCGCGCAAGAAAGGCGTAGAGTCGGTTAGCCGCGAATTCCACATGAGCACCGTCCAACCATGCGGACGGAGAATCCGGCAAAACTCACGCCGTGCCTCGTCAACACAAAACCAGTGAAAGGCCTGGCCGGCGACAACAAAATCGACCGCGGCGTCCGGCAACGTCGTTGCTTCGGCCGTAGCCGCCACGCTGTGGAACCGCG
This genomic window contains:
- a CDS encoding class I SAM-dependent methyltransferase, producing the protein MSRSPVDPTKRFSGRVENYTRYRPGYPSDVLGILRDEAGLTIASVVADIGSGTGISTKLFLDHGNLVYAVEPNGEMREAAETMLRQYPRFHSVAATAEATTLPDAAVDFVVAGQAFHWFCVDEARREFCRILRPHGWTVLMWNSRLTDSTPFLRGYEALLAKFGTDYREVNHTNIGDDVLRSFFGATPEYRRMENVQVFDYAGLEGRLLSSSYVPSADDARYRPMLAALAQLFAEQQVDGHVRFEYDTELYFGRL
- a CDS encoding PHB depolymerase family esterase; translation: MPSETDDLMPGDHTRALEIDGRTRTYLIHVPLSYDGAKPVPLVLAFHGGATDAAFMTRFCSLNDKADQACFIAVYPNGTGEFPRLLTWNAGSCCGFARRHQVDDVAFTSAILDDIQNVAAVDSKRVFATGISNGGMMAYRLAAELADRIAAVAPVAGTLCLDAPCPVRPVSVIHFHGTLDEFVPIAGGRGPRSMSQADFLPVDEALRTWIEINGCRREPTITELPNIADNGTMVVRQEYAEGRDGTSVVLYI